In Gemmatimonas sp., a single genomic region encodes these proteins:
- the asnS gene encoding asparagine--tRNA ligase — protein sequence MNQSSTRIADLKHHVGAVVTVRAWVTHLRSKGKVAFVVARDGTGILQAVLVKSEVPEASWNAFAELTQEASVALTGEVRADARAPGGFEMGVQTLDVIGTSPNDYPIQPKEHGIDFLLDNRTFWLRSQRQVAIMRVRHELEQAVHDFFYARDFIRCDTPILTAAIGERAGLFSTDYFEEGTAYLAQTGQLYGEALAAAMGRIYTFGPTFRAEKSKTRRHLTEFWMIEPEMAWYDQDDNMDLQEAFVRYLVERVLERRSEELKVLERDTAKLDCVSQPFVRLDYGDAVKLAQGKGSDIVWGDDLGAPDEALIVDEYQRPVFVVNYPKEAKAFYMKENPLDPRTVRCADLLAPEGRGEIIGGSQREDDYDKILARLTHEGLPVEAYGWYLDLRKYGTFTHSGFGLGLERTIAWICGIEHIREVIAFPRMMGRLAP from the coding sequence ATGAACCAATCCAGCACCCGTATCGCCGACCTGAAGCACCATGTCGGCGCCGTCGTCACCGTTCGCGCCTGGGTCACCCACCTGCGCTCCAAGGGCAAGGTCGCCTTCGTCGTGGCCCGCGACGGCACGGGCATTCTGCAGGCGGTGTTGGTGAAGTCCGAGGTGCCGGAGGCGTCGTGGAACGCGTTCGCCGAACTCACACAGGAAGCGTCGGTGGCGCTCACGGGCGAAGTGCGCGCTGACGCGCGCGCGCCGGGCGGATTCGAGATGGGCGTGCAGACGCTCGACGTGATCGGCACGAGCCCGAACGACTACCCGATTCAGCCGAAAGAGCACGGCATCGACTTCCTGCTCGACAACCGCACGTTCTGGCTGCGCAGTCAGCGCCAGGTCGCGATCATGCGCGTGCGGCACGAGCTGGAGCAGGCGGTGCACGACTTCTTCTACGCGCGCGATTTCATCCGCTGCGACACGCCGATTCTCACCGCCGCCATCGGCGAGCGGGCCGGCCTGTTCAGCACCGACTACTTCGAAGAAGGCACCGCCTATCTCGCGCAGACGGGACAGCTCTACGGCGAAGCCCTCGCCGCCGCGATGGGACGCATCTACACGTTCGGCCCCACGTTCCGCGCCGAGAAGTCGAAGACGCGTCGTCACCTTACCGAGTTCTGGATGATTGAACCGGAGATGGCGTGGTACGATCAGGATGACAACATGGATCTGCAGGAAGCGTTCGTGCGCTACCTCGTAGAGCGTGTGCTGGAGCGTCGTTCCGAAGAACTCAAGGTGCTCGAGCGCGACACAGCCAAGCTTGATTGCGTGTCGCAGCCGTTCGTGCGGCTCGACTACGGCGACGCTGTGAAGCTGGCGCAAGGGAAGGGCAGCGATATCGTGTGGGGTGACGACCTCGGCGCGCCCGACGAAGCGCTCATCGTCGACGAGTATCAGCGCCCGGTGTTCGTGGTGAACTATCCGAAGGAAGCGAAGGCGTTCTACATGAAGGAGAACCCGCTCGATCCGCGCACGGTGCGCTGCGCCGATTTGCTGGCACCCGAAGGCCGCGGTGAAATCATCGGCGGCTCACAGCGCGAAGACGACTACGACAAGATCCTCGCGCGTCTCACGCACGAAGGTCTGCCGGTCGAGGCGTACGGCTGGTATCTCGACCTTCGCAAGTACGGCACCTTCACGCATTCGGGTTTCGGGCTTGGCCTCGAGCGCACGATCGCGTGGATCTGCGGCATCGAGCACATCCGCGAAGTGATCGCGTTCCCGCGCATGATGGGCAGGCTCGCGCCATAA
- a CDS encoding ATP-binding protein has translation MARDAVAHGSAVGLRAVRAALTAGLLGLAVAVGYDAWYRRTLVVRERERVRAQMAPYAQALENAIGRRVARLLGLKDFVEVQPSLDALNRTFNTFAAGLRVAAPGIRALQLNRNGRIVATEPMSDAARLLGYDLLTDPRSELADGVRRAMSSSSVVVTGPIELLQGGQGLLIRRRLDRVPPAFPDLVSMAVDVKSLLEEANTIAPMPRLRVALLDRARQPLRGSPLGLGDPATVSVSIMDGEWTLLGVPVDGWNSVVARELQPTRVASAVILFLVMCVTYLFFGRQARLEDAVEDRTRDLERANDDLRKEVQERERVEQQLRLNDERLQIALMSGKMGLWGYDPIAGIVEWSEQSLELLGLAGEARVMTGDRFLELIPAALRDTVRDGIARAMQGQAAFAEYSVAQADGSMRWLYVTATPLNDGVPLGAPKRIIGVLADITERRLLEEQLLHSQKMEAVGTLAGGIAHDFNNLLTAMMGFAQLADQQAATLLQDDAPIALRNGMRDVRTELTEILKAGERAALLTSQLLAFSRRQKVSPTEVDVNVAVHDIERMLQRLIGERLTLATRTVPQPLPVMVDGGQLAQVLVNLVVNARDAMPNGGMVQVSTDLLDLASSGDAAYPGVPAGAWVGLTVQDSGTGMSPEVQARIFEPFYTTKAMGDGTGLGMSTVYGIVQQAGGRVLVDSTLGVGTTVRVLLPRLAARTVPVAAAPTTDRPGSELILVVEDEPGLRRLVAEILNRRGYRVRVAADGIDALEVLDGDRALPSLVITDVVMPRLGGRGLAETMTARGILIPVLFMSGYQAGEELPDDETHAFVPKPFTPDTLIAKVRQLLEHERATV, from the coding sequence TTGGCCAGGGACGCCGTGGCGCATGGCTCGGCAGTAGGGTTGCGCGCGGTTCGGGCAGCGCTCACGGCGGGCCTGCTCGGACTAGCCGTCGCTGTTGGGTATGACGCGTGGTATCGCCGCACGCTGGTCGTGCGGGAACGCGAGCGTGTGCGCGCCCAGATGGCGCCGTACGCGCAGGCCCTCGAGAACGCGATCGGCCGTCGTGTCGCACGGTTGCTCGGACTCAAGGACTTCGTGGAGGTGCAGCCGTCGCTCGACGCGCTGAATCGCACGTTCAACACGTTCGCGGCCGGACTGCGCGTTGCCGCACCCGGCATCCGTGCGTTACAGCTCAACCGCAACGGCCGGATCGTGGCGACGGAGCCGATGTCGGACGCGGCGCGGTTGCTCGGCTATGATCTGCTGACGGACCCGCGGTCGGAGCTCGCCGATGGCGTTCGCCGGGCCATGTCATCCTCGAGCGTCGTCGTCACGGGACCGATCGAGCTGCTGCAGGGCGGGCAGGGACTGCTGATCCGACGTCGCCTTGATCGCGTGCCGCCGGCGTTTCCCGACCTCGTGTCGATGGCCGTCGACGTGAAGTCGCTCCTCGAAGAGGCCAATACGATCGCGCCGATGCCGAGGTTACGCGTCGCGTTGCTGGATCGCGCACGCCAGCCGCTCCGCGGCAGCCCGCTCGGTCTCGGCGATCCCGCGACCGTGTCGGTATCGATCATGGATGGCGAGTGGACACTGCTTGGCGTGCCGGTGGATGGCTGGAACAGCGTCGTCGCGCGCGAGCTGCAACCGACGCGCGTCGCATCGGCGGTGATTCTCTTCCTCGTGATGTGCGTGACGTACCTGTTCTTCGGTCGGCAGGCGCGACTCGAGGACGCCGTCGAGGACCGCACGCGCGATCTCGAGCGCGCCAATGACGACCTGCGGAAAGAAGTTCAGGAGCGTGAACGCGTCGAACAGCAGCTGCGGTTGAATGATGAGCGGCTCCAGATCGCGCTCATGAGCGGCAAGATGGGTTTGTGGGGGTACGATCCGATCGCGGGCATTGTCGAGTGGTCGGAGCAGTCGCTCGAGTTGCTGGGCCTCGCCGGTGAAGCGCGGGTGATGACCGGCGATCGATTCCTCGAACTGATTCCGGCGGCGCTTCGCGACACAGTGCGCGACGGCATTGCACGGGCGATGCAGGGGCAAGCAGCGTTCGCCGAATACTCGGTGGCGCAAGCCGATGGGAGCATGCGCTGGCTGTACGTCACCGCCACCCCACTCAACGATGGCGTGCCGCTCGGAGCGCCGAAGCGTATCATCGGCGTCCTTGCCGACATCACCGAGCGCCGGTTGCTCGAAGAGCAGTTGCTGCACTCGCAGAAAATGGAAGCGGTGGGCACACTGGCCGGCGGCATCGCGCACGATTTCAACAATCTGCTCACCGCGATGATGGGATTCGCCCAGCTCGCCGACCAGCAGGCCGCGACGCTCCTGCAGGATGACGCGCCGATCGCCTTGCGGAATGGCATGCGCGATGTGCGGACAGAATTGACCGAGATCCTGAAGGCCGGTGAACGCGCCGCGCTGCTGACGTCGCAGCTGCTGGCATTCAGTCGGCGGCAGAAGGTCTCGCCGACCGAAGTCGATGTGAACGTCGCCGTCCACGACATCGAGCGCATGCTGCAGCGACTCATCGGTGAACGGCTCACGCTCGCCACCCGCACCGTGCCGCAGCCGCTTCCCGTCATGGTGGATGGCGGACAACTGGCGCAGGTACTGGTGAATCTGGTCGTCAACGCGCGCGACGCGATGCCGAATGGCGGCATGGTGCAGGTTTCGACCGACCTCCTTGATCTGGCGTCGTCCGGTGACGCCGCGTATCCCGGGGTGCCGGCAGGCGCCTGGGTGGGGTTAACCGTGCAAGACAGCGGAACCGGGATGTCACCCGAGGTCCAAGCCCGCATCTTCGAGCCGTTCTACACGACGAAAGCCATGGGGGACGGCACCGGCCTCGGTATGTCCACGGTCTACGGCATCGTGCAGCAGGCGGGCGGACGCGTGCTGGTCGACAGCACCCTTGGCGTCGGCACGACCGTCCGCGTGCTCCTGCCGCGGCTGGCGGCTCGAACGGTGCCGGTCGCGGCCGCGCCGACGACGGACCGCCCGGGCTCGGAGCTGATCTTGGTGGTTGAGGACGAGCCGGGGCTCCGCCGCTTGGTGGCGGAAATCCTCAACCGGCGTGGGTACCGAGTCCGGGTTGCCGCCGACGGGATCGACGCCCTCGAGGTGCTCGATGGCGATCGGGCCCTCCCGAGTCTGGTCATCACCGACGTGGTGATGCCGCGACTGGGCGGTCGCGGACTGGCCGAAACGATGACCGCACGCGGCATCCTGATCCCGGTCCTGTTCATGTCGGGCTACCAGGCGGGCGAAGAACTTCCGGACGACGAGACACACGCCTTCGTCCCGAAGCCCTTCACTCCCGATACGCTCATCGCCAAGGTGCGTCAACTCTTGGAGCACGAGCGGGCAACGGTGTAG
- the recG gene encoding ATP-dependent DNA helicase RecG: MAFGGDRDPQERKRRPPARPAPRLTLDTPVTYLKGVGPVRAELLARLGITMAGDLLRHVPHRYEDASTVTRIAQAVVGADITVLGQVIAKGVLPTRKGLRVFQAVVQDASGMIEVAWPGQPFLDRTINKGDWLLCTGQVRFFHGRRLQPREFVNLGPEEEGTNEGRVLAVYPSTEGLSVRVLRAMVQQHLDQLLPLVQETLPREILAQADVPPLPEALRLVHRPTSVAEALRGRARLAFEELLCVQLLHRKANQVAREARGGTAFVNRRDLTTKLRAVLPYTLTGAQVRAIREIVADMASSRRMHRLLQGDVGAGKTVVAVFSALLAMENGAQVALMAPTELLAEQHARSIGALLAPLGITPVLLTGRLGAKERRAALARLADDGPVLAIGTHALIQGDVAFANLGLAIIDEQHRFGVEQRATLGLKGKAPDVLLMSATPIPRSLALTLYGDLDVSVLDERPPGRHPITTVVRPESGRPKVFEFANTQLEAGRQVYVVYPLIETSEKMELKAATVMFEELVSGPFAKRRVALLHGRLPADERDAIMRAFRDGEVDVLVATTVIEVGIDVGNATVMIIEHPERFGLSQLHQLRGRVGRGAEQSYCILLGDVGAEAAERLGLFAGTEDGFEIARADLQLRGMGDLFGAKQHGLPAFRIADPLRDEALNETARIVAERLLKDDPELTAPSHHGLRHLLTVGYARALELFRVG; the protein is encoded by the coding sequence ATGGCGTTCGGCGGCGATCGTGACCCGCAGGAGCGGAAGCGACGTCCGCCTGCGCGTCCGGCGCCGCGGCTCACGCTCGACACGCCGGTCACGTATCTCAAAGGCGTCGGTCCGGTGCGCGCCGAGCTGCTGGCACGACTCGGCATCACGATGGCCGGCGATCTGCTCCGCCACGTGCCGCACCGCTACGAAGATGCCAGCACGGTCACGCGCATCGCGCAGGCTGTCGTCGGCGCCGATATCACGGTACTCGGCCAAGTGATCGCCAAAGGCGTGCTGCCCACCCGCAAGGGGCTGCGGGTATTTCAGGCCGTCGTGCAGGACGCGAGCGGGATGATCGAAGTGGCGTGGCCCGGGCAACCGTTCCTCGATCGCACGATCAACAAGGGCGACTGGTTGCTCTGTACGGGGCAGGTCCGCTTCTTCCACGGCCGCCGCCTGCAGCCGCGCGAGTTCGTGAATCTCGGGCCGGAAGAAGAAGGCACGAACGAAGGACGCGTGCTGGCGGTCTATCCCAGCACCGAGGGCCTCTCGGTGCGCGTGCTGCGCGCCATGGTGCAGCAGCATCTCGATCAGCTGCTGCCGTTGGTGCAGGAAACGCTGCCGCGCGAGATCTTGGCGCAGGCCGACGTGCCGCCGTTGCCGGAGGCGCTGCGACTGGTCCATCGCCCGACGTCGGTGGCCGAAGCGCTGCGCGGACGCGCCCGGCTCGCGTTCGAAGAGTTGTTGTGCGTGCAGTTGCTGCACCGGAAGGCGAATCAGGTGGCGCGCGAAGCTCGTGGCGGAACCGCGTTCGTGAATCGTCGCGATCTGACCACGAAACTCCGCGCGGTGCTGCCGTACACGCTCACGGGCGCGCAGGTCCGGGCCATTCGCGAGATCGTGGCCGACATGGCGAGTTCGCGGCGCATGCATCGCTTGCTGCAGGGCGATGTGGGCGCCGGCAAGACGGTGGTCGCGGTGTTCTCGGCGCTGCTGGCCATGGAGAACGGCGCTCAGGTCGCGCTGATGGCGCCCACCGAGTTGCTGGCCGAGCAACATGCGCGAAGTATTGGCGCGCTCCTCGCTCCACTCGGCATCACCCCCGTGTTGCTCACCGGGCGGCTAGGGGCTAAGGAGCGCCGCGCCGCGCTCGCGCGTCTGGCCGACGACGGGCCCGTGCTCGCGATCGGCACCCACGCGCTGATTCAGGGTGACGTGGCGTTCGCCAACCTCGGCCTCGCGATCATCGATGAGCAGCATCGGTTCGGTGTCGAGCAGCGCGCGACGCTTGGGTTGAAGGGCAAGGCGCCCGACGTGTTGCTCATGAGCGCGACGCCGATTCCGCGTTCGCTGGCGCTCACGCTGTACGGCGATCTCGATGTGAGCGTGCTCGATGAACGCCCGCCGGGTCGACACCCGATCACCACGGTGGTGCGTCCGGAATCGGGACGGCCGAAAGTGTTCGAGTTCGCCAACACGCAGCTCGAGGCCGGACGCCAGGTGTATGTGGTGTATCCGCTCATCGAGACGTCCGAGAAGATGGAGCTCAAAGCGGCCACGGTGATGTTCGAGGAGCTTGTCAGCGGGCCATTCGCCAAGCGGCGGGTGGCGCTGCTACATGGGCGACTTCCGGCCGACGAGCGCGATGCGATCATGCGCGCGTTCCGCGATGGCGAGGTGGACGTGCTGGTGGCCACGACGGTCATTGAGGTGGGCATCGATGTCGGCAACGCCACGGTCATGATCATCGAGCACCCGGAGCGATTTGGTCTCTCGCAGTTGCATCAGCTGCGCGGCCGGGTCGGGCGCGGCGCGGAGCAATCGTACTGCATTCTGTTGGGCGATGTGGGGGCCGAGGCAGCGGAACGTCTCGGGTTGTTCGCCGGAACCGAAGACGGGTTCGAGATCGCGCGGGCCGACCTGCAGCTGCGCGGCATGGGTGACTTGTTCGGCGCCAAGCAGCACGGGCTACCGGCGTTCCGGATCGCCGATCCGCTCCGAGACGAGGCGCTCAATGAGACGGCCCGGATTGTGGCCGAACGCCTGCTGAAGGACGACCCGGAACTCACGGCCCCGTCGCATCACGGGCTTCGCCACCTCCTGACAGTGGGCTATGCCCGCGCACTGGAGCTCTTTCGGGTGGGATAA